Genomic window (Campylobacter ureolyticus ACS-301-V-Sch3b):
GGTTTAACATTTTTATCCTCACTTTTATGATTTTTTTCACCTATAGGCATTAAAAAAGTTCCGATATTTCTATGCTCTAAAGCTTTTTGCCATTTTGCTTCTTCCATATCACTAATTGGTTTTATATCTGCTGGAATTTCATCTATTTTATCATCTTTTTTATTTTCAACTTGCTTGCCAACATTTTGGTTTTCTTTATTTTCATCTTCTTTTTGCTGATCTTTTTTTTGCTCATTTGCAATACTTTTTTGCGCTATGTTACTGTTTTCGTTTTGTCTGTTTTCTTGGCTTTCATTACTTTGTTCATTTTCTTGATTGTTTTTATTTTCTTGCTTTTCATTGTTTTGCTCATTTTCTTGATTGTTTTTATCTTCTTGATTTTCATTTGGTTTATTATCGTTTTGCTTGTCGTTTTGTTGCTCGTTTTTTTCACTATTTTGTTTATTATCGTTTTGCTGATTTTTGTTTTGCTCGTTTTCATCTTTGGAATTTTGACTGTTTTGTTCGCTATTGTTTTGATTGTTTTGTTCTTTGTTTTTATCACTGTTTTGGTTACTATTTTGATTTTTATCTTGATTTTGCTCTTTATTATTATCACTATTTTGGTTATTTTGAGTTTTGTTTTGATCTTGTATTTTTTCAACAAGTTCTAAATTAAACCTTGTGTCATTATCATCTTTTATCTCTAAAGCTTTTTTAAAAGACAAAATAGATTTGTTAAAATCGTGTAAATTTGCATACGTGTTGCCTAAATTATGCAATCTCTCAAAACTTAAATTATCATCTTTTACATCGTTAAAATT
Coding sequences:
- a CDS encoding tetratricopeptide repeat protein produces the protein MRYYIGFVLSILGIVLILFFKYPEFSTISKAKESFNLADFKTAAKNYKKLNLPKAKYNEGVANYKDGNFSQALQNFNDVKDDNLSFERLHNLGNTYANLHDFNKSILSFKKALEIKDDNDTRFNLELVEKIQDQNKTQNNQNSDNNKEQNQDKNQNSNQNSDKNKEQNNQNNSEQNSQNSKDENEQNKNQQNDNKQNSEKNEQQNDKQNDNKPNENQEDKNNQENEQNNEKQENKNNQENEQSNESQENRQNENSNIAQKSIANEQKKDQQKEDENKENQNVGKQVENKKDDKIDEIPADIKPISDMEEAKWQKALEHRNIGTFLMPIGEKNHKSEDKNVKPW